The segment TGAATTGCACATATTTGAGATCTGGAACCTGGGCGACCAGATGCCGGAATCCAGCATTTCGCCCCCGCGCCATCGTAAACGGAATCGATAAATCCAAATTGACAACCTGAACTCCAAGCGACTCCGCAAATGCAACGCTGCCATCGGTTGATCCTGAATCCACATAGACGATCAATGTTCCGGTTGGCATTTGGGCGACCAAGGATTTCAGACATCGCACCAGTCGATCTCCTTCATTTCTGCCGATCGCGACTACCCCAATTTTTTCCAACATGATCTTAAGTCGCTCAACTTTGTCCAAGTTAATGATTACAAGCCCTGCACCGTCACGAGTAACAATCTATAACTTTTAGGATTTGATAGATTGCTGCTCTATCTATAAATCGCCCCATCCATCAATCGTTGCGGTATGTAATTAGGATGACAGTAAATTATCTTCAAAAAAATTATATTGGCATTTACAGTAATCGTGATTAGAACCTTTTAACCATGAACAGATGAATCAATCTTATCGGTAGACCTAGATCACATTCGCAGCGTTTCAGTGCTATTCCATGGCGTGGTTCAATATTTTCATCGCTCCTTCACAATTCCATGACTTCCAGCAAAGAATGAAAAAGAGTAAGCTCAAAGAATTGTGAAAATATGCTCCGTTCTTATACTGAGACTAATTTCCTATCCGTAAGTTGCACTCTGAAGTCTTATGAAAAATGATATGACTAAAATTGCATATCTGGTGAATCAGTATCCGAAAGTCAGTCACAGTTTCATTCGGCGTGAGATTCACGGAGTCGAAGCTAGCGGTATTTCGGTCGGTCGGTATGCCATCCGCTCCTGTCATGCAGAACTCGTAGATGACGAAGATCAAAAAGAACTGGCGCTCACCCGCACAGTTTTAGAGAGCGGTGGATTTACATTATTGAAGAGTCTGGCAGCCGCAATCGTCACTCGTCCTCATCAAGTTCTCCAGGCACTTAAGCTCGCTGTAAAATTTGGGCGACGCTCCGATCGCGGAGTCTTACGCCATTTGATTTATTTGGCTGAAGCTTGTGTTCTAAACGACTGGTTTCAAGCAGACGGTATTCAGCATATCCATGCCCATTTCGGCACGAATTCAACGACCGTTGCGATGCTGTGCACTGCCCTAGGTGGTCCAACCTACAGCTTCACAATCCACGGACCTGAAGAATTCGACATGATTCAGTCTTTATCGATCGTCGAAAAGGTTCAGCGTTCCTCTTTCGTCGCAACGGTGAGTTCATTTAGCAGAAGCCAGCTTTATCGCTGGTGCGATCAATCGCAATGGGACAAGATTAAAGTTGTGCATTGTGGAGTCGATCGTTCTTTCTTCACAGACGCCACTCCTATGCCTTCAGAACCCAGAATCGTCTGTGTCGGACGACTCTGTGAAGCGAAAGGGCAACTGCTTTTAGTTGAAGCGATTAAGCCGATCGTGGCTGCAGGCATTGCAATTAAGCTAGTGCTTGTAGGAGATGGTCCCTTACGTCCTCAAATTGAAGCTTTGATCGCTGAAGGAAACCTTCAAGATCACGTCGAAATTACAGGCTGGGCAAGTGGCGAAACAGTGCGCGAACACATTCTCGCTTCGCGTGCTTTAGTTCTTCCGAGTTTTGCAGAAGGGCTACCTGTTGCCTTAATGGAAGCACTCGCCTTACACAGACCTGTGATTAGTACCTATATCGCAGGCATTCCTGAATTGGTCATCCCGAATGATTGCGGTTGGCTAGTTCCTGCAGGCTCTATCGCAGAACTCACCTCTGCAATTAAAACTGCGATCGAACTTCCTGCCGAAGTCCTAGCTCAAATGGGGCAAACTGGAGCAGCACGAGTACTGGAGCAGCACGATGTGGCGATCGAGGCGCAGAAGCTTGCCAATCTCTTTAAAGATATGACTGCAAAGCCTGCTGTAGAAAGGGGTTTGACTGAAACCCGTGATCTGATTGTTCCACTTGTGCAATCTTCTCAATAGTTTCCTCTCGATCGTTTCTTCTCAATGACTCACCCTACCCTTAGACAAGAGCCTCAATCCATGAGCAATGCACCCGACTCCCTAACCTTGTGGCAACAGATTGTCGAAGACTGGAATGCCCATGGGCGTGACTGGACAAAACCCGGATTTCGAGCCGTTGCCGTTTACCGTTTCGGGGTTTGGAGAATGCAAATTCAGCCTCTTGCCTTGCGTGCTCCGCTGAGTGTGCTCTACCGTATGCTCTTTCGCAAAGTTCGCAACCATTACGGCATTGAGTTACCTTATAGTGCCAAGCTAGGGCGAAGAGTGGTGATCGAGCATCAAAGTGCGATCGTCATTCATGGAAATTGTGAAATTGGAGATGACTGCATTATTCGCCAAGGCTGTACCTTAGGCAATCGTTATCTGGATCGCGCCTACGAAGCCCCGAAGCTGGGAAATCGGGTAAATGTCGGAGCAGGGGCGAAGATTTTAGGAAAGGTTGTGATTGGAGATGATGCTTGTATTGGAGCCAATGCAGTAGTTCTCAAAGATATTGGAGCTGGAGAAACTGCCATTGGGATTCCTGCCAAAATTCTTAAGCCAAAAGCTGTTCCCGTAGGGACATCTGATGATGTGTTGAACCTAGAAGCAGCAATGGCTGCTCCTGCTGCTCCCATTACTAAATAACCCTACATAGGCATATTAATATATAGCAATATAACCCCCTAACAGGTGATTCAGCCGCGCCTATTAGGGGGCTTTGTTTTGCGAAGCGATCTCGTCTTCTCTCTGAAATCATATAGTCTGCTGGTTCTTATCGATCTCGGTCAGATCTACAAATTTCCACGGGAAGTAGCAACGTCTAAGTAGCCCATCATACTGCCAAGCCTAGAATTCACTACTGCAACCTGAACTGTTGAAAGGAAGCTCGATCGTGTGATTCTAGATCGAGCACTCCCCAAGCGATTCAGCCGAAAAAGCATTGCTATGGCTCCATACTCTCGTTGAAAAAACTCTGCCTATATCCAAGGAGGTAGAAAGTTCTCAATCGAATTGAGTCGCTCATGTAGTTGGGTATGCCAGACCATAGCCTAGAGTGCGGCAAGCCTTCGTAAAGCATCAATGAAGAAAATCTGGACTTTTAGAGCGAAAAAGATATTGTTCAGTGCATTCACGTAATCTACAATAGAGCGCTCGTAAAATGGTTCAAATGCCCAGTTCTGACATTGATAAAATTAGCCCTAAAGCATGGCTAAATTATCATAATGCACCAATTCTACTTGCAAGATATTCTGGTATTGCAAGCTAGACTATTCCTTGAGAATAAATGATACATTCCTAAAAAATAGCGTTGATAAGATTCAGGTTTTATTTAAGCTGAAAATTGACGATCTTAGATATATTTCAATATAATTCTGTTTGTTTTATAACAGCGCAACTTGCGCCCACGCTGAAAGACTTCTAGTTTAGAACAACGTAAATCCATTCTTTTGTAAATTGGTAACGCCCTAAAAAACCTAGTCTCAAATCATTAGAACGATAAAATAGTTCATGTAGTGATGGCGTAAATGCATATCATCTTCGTTGGACTAGAAGTCTATATACGTCTAAATTAGTAAATCAGGTGTTTAGAATCTAAGTCTTGTGATATTTCAAAAGCAGGCCTGTTAATAAATAGACAGATAGTTTCATGGATTTATGTCAGATTTTATCCAGTAATATGATGAGAAATTATCAAAATCTCTATTGGTGAGATCGCTAAATCTTGAGCCTATTTTGTATCAAATTCATAGAAAAAATCTGCTAATGAATTTGTTGTTAATCGTTCAATTGATTGAAGTATGTTGTTCCAAATTAGAAGATAGCTTCTCTCTAAACCGCTTAGCTCAATACGATCAGGCGCAGCAAAACTTTTAGAGCGCTTCGTGTGTTGTCTTTGTGTAACAGATGATTAACAACTTCACAGATTCATTAGAAACATGTTCCGTAGTTCCACGGTTCCCTAACCGAATAATCCCTTAATAGTCGCGTGAAGATTCAGTAAAGCGAGTAGACGCACCTTCAGAAAGCCACTTAGATTACATACAGAGCCGCCTCGGAGTTCGATAGGGCAACTGCTCAAAATAACTTCTGAATCAGCTGGGCTTCTTGTGTGTTGTTTTTTCAACTTGATACGGGTGCAAATCAGCAGATCACCGAAATATGTCTCCCAACTGGGACAGATATTTCGGTGCACAGGCTCTAGCTCTCCATTGGGCAAGCCGTAGTAGAGATCTTTCGGGCAAAGTAATGAGACAGGTTCACCTTCTTAACATTGGAATCCACAACCTCACGATGATTGAGCTACTCGAAAAGCTGCGGCTTGGCGGGACAGTCTTTACACCCAATGTGGATCATCTCATGAAGTTACAGCATGACTATGAATTCTACCGTGCCTATCAAGGGGCGGATTTCAAAGTCTGTGATAGTCGTGTGTTAGTATATGCCTCCTATTTTTTAGGAACCCCGGTGCAAGAAAAAATCTCTGGCTCTGATCTGTTTCCAGCTTTCTACACGTACTATCAAAACGACCCCAGCGTCAAAATTTTCCTTCTTGGGGCTGCTCCTGGCATTGCAGAGGTTGCCCGAACTCGAATTAACGACAAGGTTGGTCGCAACATGGTTGTTGCGGCTCATTCTCCTTCTTTCGGTTTCGAGCGAAACGAAGCAGAGTGCCAAGCCATCATTGACCTGATCAATCGTTCTGGCGCAACCGTGTTAGCGATCGGGGTTGGCGCACCGAAACAGGAACTCTGGCTCACAAACTATAAAGATCAGCTTCCGAATGTCAAAACCTTTCTCGCGATTGGGGCGACGATCGATTTTGAAGCTGGCACAATCCAGCGTTCTCCTCGCTGGATGAGTGATGTAGGACTGGAATGGTTGTTCCGGATTCTGTGTGAACCGAAGCGACTTTGGAAACGGTATCTCGTTCACGACCTGCCGTTCTTCTGGCTGATTCTTCAGCAGCGCTTTCGCAATTATCAAAACCCCTGGGCATCCGAACCGACCACTGCATCGCATAAAAAATCACGATCATTAATGAAAACAATCTAGGGAGACTACGGATGCATTTCAGCATGTTTTCTATATCAAATCCTTAATCTCACCTTTTTGAAGGCTAAGTTATGGCATAGTTATGGGAGAAAGGCTGACAAGGTGATCCGAACGCGATACCATCTAGCGAAACTGTACTTAAAAAGCTGCGCTCAAAGTCGTATCGGTTGACTGAACTCAAAGCCGAATATTTTCAGGCTTGCATCTCAACCGAATCCTGTTTGCTTCTCAAATCATTCTCAGCGCCATCAGTTTTCGGCTTCCTATGTTCCCCAGGTTATGAGTCCCTCATTCCTCAATTCCCCTTTATGACAAGCATGAAAATGGAGACCAAGCAATATTCTGAAGACTTCGATCTTCAAAACTATTGGCTTATCCTGAAACGCCGTTGGTTAACTGCTGCTACTGTTCTTGCAGCAACCGTTGGGCTGGTTGGGCTAGCTACTTCGATGCAACGTCCTAGCTTTGAAGCAAACGGGCGACTCTTAGTTCAGTCAAACCGCACGACCTCTTTAACCGGAGTCGGTGAAAAAGTCGGGACACTGGAATCGCTCAAGCGCGAGGGTAACCCGCTTGACACGCAAGCGGTTGTCGTTACGTCGTATCCGATCTTGCAGCGTGTGATCGATACTCTGCAGTTGAAAAACTCCAAGGGTCGTCCGATGGATCCCGAGGAACTCAGCAAGCAGCTCAAGGTTGAGGCAGTGCCGACAACGGACATTCTCAACTTGAAGTACAGCGATAATGACGCAGAGATGGCAGCAAACGTGGTCAACCAGATCATGAAGGCTTACATCGACAATAATCTGAAGACGAACCAAGAAGAAGCAAATAAAGCAGGTCGCTTTATTGAAAGCCAACTGCCGCGAGCGGAAGCAGAGTTGCAAAAAGCCTCTGAAGAGTTACGCCTATTTAGAACTCAAAATCAGATTGTAGATTTAGAACGCGAATCCGCTGCAAATATTAATTCGCTCTCGCTCCTACAAGATCAGCTCAACCAAGCGCGATCGCAGTTAGCAGATGTCGCCCGTCAAGAGCAAGTCGTGCGCGATCAGTTAGGGTTAGAGACAGGGCAAGCAATCGATCTCGCTTCACTCAGCCAGTCGCCTGGAGTTCAAGAAGCCTTGAGCCAATTGCAACAAGTCCAAACTCGTTTGGTCACTGAGCAAGCTCGCTTCAAGAGCACCACTCCGCAAATTCAGACCTTGCAGCAACAAGAGCAAGACTTGAATGCACTACTGCAATCTCGGGTGAGCGAAGCAGTCGGAGCAAGTGTGCAAGTTGCTCCTGGTGCGCTACAAGTCGGCGATATCAAGCGGAAATTAGCAGAGAGCCTAGCCACTCTGCAGTCGCAAAAATTAGGGTTAGAGGGCCGTGTAGGAACGCTTGCTGGATTGCAGTCAAGCTTCCGCAGTCGCATGGCAGCAACCCCAACATTAGTGAAACAGCAAAGCGAATTAGAGCGTAAGCAAGACTTAGCACAGAAGGCTTATGAGAATCTCACAAGCCGCTTGCAAGAAATTCAAGTTGCAAGAAATCAGCAAGTTGGCAACGCCCGTGTGCTACAAAACGCGCTTGTTCCGACACAGCCAACCGGACGGATGCGGTTGATTCTCTTAGCCGCAGGCACAATGATCGGCTTGCTCTTGGGAGTTGCGGCAGCATTCTTTAGAGACATGATGGACAAGTCGCTGAAGACGGTCAAAGAAGCCGAAGCGCAATACGGCTACACAATGTTGGGGTTAGTTCCGAAGTTTGAAACCAGTGATACGCCAACGATCGTTTCGCCGAGTGCCGATGACATTTCGCCACGGGTGATTGCAATGACTTCACCGCGATCGATGATTCATGAAGCTTATCAGATGCTGCAAGCCAATCTGAAGTTTATGAGTCTCGACAAGAAAGTGAAGACGATCGTAATCAGCAGTGCGGTACCCCGTGAAGGTAAGTCTGAAGTAGCAGCGAACTTAGCCGCTACGATGGCACAGTCGGGTCGCAAAGTCTTGCTCGTCGATGCCGATATGCGAAATCCCTCGCAGCATCACTTGTGGGGCATTGTCAACTCGGTTGGGTTGAGTAACGTGGTTGTCGATCAGAGCGAACTGCGCCAAGCAGTCAAGCCGATTACGAACAATCTTTCGATTCTGACTGCGGGTGTCATGCCACCGAATCCCCTGGCAATTTTGGATTCTGAAGCAATGACGACCTTGTTAGAAACGATTGCTAAGGATTATGATTACGTCCTGTTTGATACGCCACCCCTAGCGGGAACTGCAGATGCGGCTGTCCTAGGCAAAATGGCGGATGGCGTCTTGATCACAGTTCGTCCAGGCGTAGCTGATGCTGGCAGCATCTCTGCTGCTAAATCTTTACTCGATCGCTCTGAGCCAAATATTCTAGGCCTGGTTGCGAATGGAGTCAACGTGCGTTATGAGCCGGACAGCTACTTCTACTACACCAGCCCGCGTGAGCAGGTTTCGGAACGGGGAGAAGGTGCGCGTTCAGTCCGTTCGTTACTGACAAAATAGTCTCAGATTCTCTGTAGATGTGAAAAGGTTGCGGCAAATCATCTGACCGTAACCACACCGATCTTCTTGATTTTGTATTTATGCTGAGTGCCTGTTTTTTGGGAGTTGCAGCTCTTTTCTTGGGGCTGAGCTGCTGGACATTTTTAGAAACTCTGGCTGCTGTGTTCGCACGGCGAATCGAGCCAGCTTATCCGTCGTCTTCATCTGCGCGGGTGGCGATCTTAGTCCCTGCTCACAACGAAGAAATTGAAATTGCAGAGACGCTGCAAACCTTAACAGCACAAAAGCGACCTCAAGATCAGCTGATTGTTATTGCAGATAACTGCACGGATCGAACTGCCGAAATTGCTCGATCGATGGGTGTGACTGTACTAGAGCGCCATGACACACTCCGGCGTGGCAAAGGATATGCTTTGGACTATGGCACAACGCATCTAGCTGCAGATCCACCTGATGTCGTGATTGTAGTGGATGCAGACTGTCAGGTGCAGCCAGGCACGATCGAACAATTAGTCGATACAGTGATGGCAACGGGCAGACCGGTTCAGGCGACCTATTTACTCCAGAAACCGCCTCAAGCGACGGCTAAACACTCTGTTGCCGCATTTGCTTTCACGCTCAAAAATCTGGTGCGACCGCTCGGATTAACTCATCTTGGGCTGCCGTGTTTATTAACGGGGACAGGGATGGCGTTTCCTTGGGCAGCGATTCAAGCCGTGAGTTTAGCGAGCGGTCATATCGTTGAAGATATGAAGGTCAGTGTGGATTTAACGATCGCTGGATTTGCCCCCCTTTATTGTCCAGAGGCACGAGTAACGGGGGTGCTGCCGCAGAATAGCCGTGCGGGTGAAAGTCAACGCACCCGATGGGAGCATGGACATTTGCAAGCGATCACCACCTTTGTTCCAGTCTTAATCAAGAGTGCAATTCAGCGAAGAAATTTGGATGCGCTAGGAGTTGCTCTAGAGCTGAGTGTCCCGCCCTTATCGCTGTATGTCATGAGCTGGTTGGCAATCAGTGCCATTACGCTGTTTTGGGGTTGGATAAGTGGGCATTGGTTCCCTGGAATGATTGCGATCGCGGCTGGAGCTTGTCTTGCAGGGACAGTTTTTGGAGCTTGGGCGAAGTTTGGGCGCGACGATTTATCGCTGCGCGACCTGATCACAGTTCCAATGTACATATTGTGGAAGATTCCGGTGTATCTGAAGTTTTTAGTGCGCCCGCAGAAAACTTGGGTGCGCACAGAGCGGGATGTGCGCTCGGCTTCAGAGTAGTGACTCGTGAAGCGTAAATAATTAGGAACTTTGGCAGAGGATTTAAGTCGGGGTTAAAGTCGAACATAGCGCACACAAGCTGGTATAGGAAGTCTTACCGTGAAGCGATTCGTCTCCCTGAAAACACTCGGTCATAGTTTTATGTGGGGTGCAGCCCTAGCTCTGTCAGCTGTTGCTCCTAGTTTCGCTGCTGAACGTTTAAATTTGCGATTTGGACCGTTTGAGCAATCGATTGAGGTTGCGGATTTAGAACAGTTTGCTCAAAGTGGAAAAGTCTCTACATCGCTTCAGCTCTATACTGCAATTCTGACTCCTGAATTTCGCAAAGCTTTAACGAGTCGATTAGAGCTTGATCCCAACTTGGGCACGCGGATTGTTGAAGACTTGTTAAAGTCTCCATCGGGGCAGCAGGTTTTAAATTCGATCCGACAAGCTGCTCCAGAATTAAGTTTAGAAACGCTGCAAGCGGGGTTTTGGTTAGCAGCTCGGCAGGCAAATCAACTCGATGCAATTGGGGTGATCAAAGCGATTCCACAAGATACGGTGACGATCGATGTCACCCAAGCGCTAGGCATCGCGTCTCAGTTGAATTTTTCCTACTGGAAAACTCAAGGGATTCAATCGCTATTAACGAATAGTTTGCCAGCGGGCAATCCAGGATTTCGCGCTGAACTTGATCCATCTGCGCCCGGAAATCAGCCGGTTCGAGAACAGTTTTTTTCATTCTTCGATGATCAACGGAATCGCCAATTGCCTGTGGATTTGTATTGGAGTTCGACCAATCCTCAAGCGCCTTTGATTGTGATTGCGCCAGGGTTTGAGGCAAATCGGAAGTTTTTAACATATCTGGCTCGACATTTGGCATCGCATGGATTTACAGTCGCCGCGATCGAGCATCCGTTTGTCACGCGTGGTGGAGCACTGCCCGCTTTGAATCCTGATCGCTTAGTGCCTGGAACTGAGTTTATTGATCGCCCCAAAGACGTGAGTTTTTTGCTCGATCGCTTTGCGGAATTGAATCAACAACCGGGCGAACTACAAGGAAAACTCAATACTCAAAAAGTTTCAATGATTGGGCATTCGTTGGGGGGGTATGAAGCGTTGGCGCTGGCTGGGGCTGAGTTGCGGATTGATGAATTACGCGATTTCTGTCGAGAAAGTGGTCTATTAGAGCGGGTTCCAGCGGATTGGCTGCAATGTGCAGCGGCTGAACTTCCCCAAAACCGAATTAGTGTTCGAGATCCAAGAATTGTGCAAGCGATCGCGCTCAACCCGGCGATCGGGCAAATTTTTGGTAAGGAAGGTCTAAAATCTGTAGCTACGCCAACGATGATCTTGACCAGTACCGACGATCGGTTAGCTCCAGCATTTACGCAGCAGCTTCAACCCTTTTTGCAATTACCGACTCCGAAGTATTTATTAACGGCAATTGGGACAACCCATCTCAGTGTGAGCGATCCCGGCAATTTCAGTGGAGCCGTGGCGCAAGGAACGTTAGTCAAAGAGCGCAGGGGCAAGGAAGTTGAACCATTGCGGCGATTGTTGCAAGGGGTCACTTTGGCATTTGTGCAACAAGCGACTCCTGCTGCCAAAACCTATCAGCCGTTCTTAACCCCGGATTATGCGCGATCGCTATCGAAGCCAGAGTTACCCATGCGGTTGAATACTGAACTGCCTGAAAATATTACGCGTTGGCTGAGTTTGGCGTCGGTTTTTTGAATTTAAAGGACTGGAGAAGTTCTATCCAACCTGTGCGGATTGGCTCGAACTTGTTCGTAAAAGTTTCATAAAAGTTCATATCATGAACCTGTGCGATCGTCCGCGCACGGAAACCTACGAGACAGAGGAGTCACCTTAAATGAGTTCAGCTTTAGCTGTATGGATTACCAGTACAATGCAGTCGCTGGGATACATCGGAATCGGATTTCTCATGTTCATGGAAAATCTATTCCCACCGATTCCGTCCGAGCTGATCATGCCGCTAGCTGGATTCACTGTCTCGAAAGGAGATATGGACTTTCAGTATGCCGTGCTGGCTGGTGTGGTGGGGACAATCTTAGGAACGCTGCTCTGGTACTATGGTGGACTTTTGATCGGCGAGAAGCGAATTCGAGAACTGGCAGATCGCTATGGCAAATGGATCGGCGTAACCGGTCAAGACATTGATAAAGTCAATCGTTGGTTTTACAAACATGGAACCAAAGCCGTTTTATTTGGGCGACTCGTTCCCGGCATTCGCACGTTGATCTCGCTCCCTGCGGGGTTAAGTGGAATGCGACTCATGCCGTTTTTGGTGTATTCCACGATCGGGACAACGATTTGGACTGCCGCTTTAACGTATGTTGGGTATGTTTTGGGCGACCAGTATGAATTGGTGGATGAATATCTTGCGCCTGTTTCTAAGATTGTTCTCGGCATTTTAGTCATCGCCTTTGTGGTTTGGTTAATTCGACATCGAAAGGCTTCCCAATAAGGCATGGGTATCTCTAGAATTGTGCCGCAATTTTGAGATGAGACGGGGAACAGATTCAGGCGTAAACTCTTCCAGAAATAAGGCTCCTAGCTTTTGAGCAGATTGTCTCAGCACAACCGTTTAGATCACAAGCACAGGCATCAAGCGGTCGTGCCAACGCGATTTCGACTTATTGTGCGAACCTTGACTTCAATCGTTGCGAGGATATGAGCAATGCGCGATTGTCCCTTTATTTCGTTTAATCTGATAAGGGGATTGGACATTTAGACGGACGGTGATAGGATACTCGCTCGGAAAAGTCACTCCGGATGTAGATCAATCGCTGGTGCCGATCCTTCTAATTATTAATCGTTATGATTGCAAGTTCACTTTTGCTCTCTCACATTCACATCTACCAGGAACACAAGTCAAATCGATCTTGAAAAAACGTTCTAACTACTGGCAACTTCTCGCTTATCTTCGCCCCCAATGGCGCACGATCGTTTATGCCTTGATGTGTGCGGTCATTTTTGCTGTGACTTGGCCCGCCATGGCATTTTTGTCAGAAAAAATGTCTCGGTTTATCAGCGAGGGGCGAATTGCTGCAATTGCGGAAACCGCTGGCTATGTGATTTTGATTTGGGGAAGCCAAAAACTTGCACAATACGGTCAAGAAACGCTGATTGCCAAAGCTTCGTTGAGTATTGCGATGGAGTTGAGAAATCGCACGTTTTCTCATATTCAACGCTTGAGTCTCGCTTATTTTGAGACTGTGCAGACTGGAGATCTCACCTATCGATTGACAGAAGATGTCGATCGCATTGGTGAGGTAATTCAGAAGCTCTTTAGCCAGTTTGTGCCGAATGCGATGAAGCTCGTTGTGACGCTGATTACGATGCTGTATTTCAATTGGCAGTTGACGCTTTCAACGCTGATCGTGGCTCCGTTGCTAGCTGGATTAACGGCTTGGTTTGGCGAGAAGATGCGGAAGTTGTCGTATCGGAGCCAGAGCCGGATTTCAGACTTGTCGGCGTTGCTGACAGAGATGTTAAGTGGCGTGAGATTAGTGCGCGCCTTTGCAGCGGAGGATTATGCGATCGAACAATTCCGCCGAGGTTCAGAACGCAATCGTCAAGCCAGATACGCGACAGAACGCTTGAGAGCGATTCAATACCCAGTTCAAGGATTTTTAGATGCGCTAGGAATTCTCGCGCTCTTGTTAGTGGGCAGTTGGCAAATCTCCCAAGGGAATTTGACGGGCAGTGAATTCATTGCGTTCGTGGTCGCGGTCGCGATGTTGTTTGAGCCGATTAGCACAGTGACATTGAACTACAACGAGTTTAAGCAGGGAGAGGCTTCGGTCGATCGTGTGTTTGAACTGTTGCAGATTAACCCGTCGATCGTGGAACAACCCGATGCCAAAGTTCTGCCTTCTGTG is part of the Leptolyngbya boryana PCC 6306 genome and harbors:
- a CDS encoding ABC transporter ATP-binding protein produces the protein MKKRSNYWQLLAYLRPQWRTIVYALMCAVIFAVTWPAMAFLSEKMSRFISEGRIAAIAETAGYVILIWGSQKLAQYGQETLIAKASLSIAMELRNRTFSHIQRLSLAYFETVQTGDLTYRLTEDVDRIGEVIQKLFSQFVPNAMKLVVTLITMLYFNWQLTLSTLIVAPLLAGLTAWFGEKMRKLSYRSQSRISDLSALLTEMLSGVRLVRAFAAEDYAIEQFRRGSERNRQARYATERLRAIQYPVQGFLDALGILALLLVGSWQISQGNLTGSEFIAFVVAVAMLFEPISTVTLNYNEFKQGEASVDRVFELLQINPSIVEQPDAKVLPSVTGRIEFENVSFAYRPDRPVLQDLSLRVYPGEMVALVGASGAGKTTLVNLIPRFYDPQAGEIWIDGTNIRDVSLKSLRHQIGIVPQETILFTGTIAQNIAFGQLDFDMNAVREAAKIANAHQFISQFPDGYETWVGERGVNLSGGQRQRLAIARAVLLNPRILILDEATSALDSESEALVQEALERIMQGRTVFIIAHRLATVRRVDRILVMEKGRVVESGTHTELLAEGGRYARFYAQQFS